Genomic window (Pseudomonas azadiae):
GAGACCGGCGGTGGCTTCGGCAACGCCATGGCGGGTACGTTTGTCATGGTCGGTATCGCGGCTGCCATCGCGGTGCCGGTCGGCATCCTGGCCGCCGTGTTCCTGGCTGAGCTGGGGCCGGACAGCAAACTGGCGAACGCTTCGCGCTTTGCCGCGAAAATGCTCACCGGCCTGCCGTCGATTCTGGCGGGCGTGTTTGCCTACGCCCTGGTGGTGATGACCACCGGGACCTACTCGGCCCCTGCCGGCGGCATCGCACTGGCGGTATTGATGCTGCCGATCGTGGTGCTCACGGCTGAAGAGTCGATGAAGATGGTGCCCAAGGTCATGAAGGACGCCGCCTACGGCATGGGCTGCACCCGCTCGCAAGTGATCTGGAAAATCGTCCTGCCCACCGGCATGCCGGCAATCCTCACGGGCGTCATGCTTGCCGTGGCGCGCGCCGCCGGCGAAACCGCACCGCTGTTGTTCACCGCGCTGTTCAGCAACTACTGGATCTACCACGACGGCAACCTGGCGGTGATGAATCCGACGGCCTCCCTTGCCGTGCTGATTTACAACTTCTCCGGCATGCCCTTTGACAACCAGCTCGAGCTCGCCTGGGCGGCCTCATTGGTGCTGGTGATGATCGTGCTGGTCGTGAATATCGTGAGCCGTATTTTCGGCAAGCCCAAGTACTAAGAACGGGAGCAACTGAATTTTGAACACGTCATCTGCGCAAATAGCCGCTCCGTTTATCACCCAGGCGCCTGTGGTCATGGACTGCAAGCTGGACAAGATTTTCTACGGCAACTTCATGGCGGTGCGTGATAGCCATGTGCCAATCGAGAAAAACAAGATCACCGGCTTTATCGGTCCGTCCGGCTGTGGCAAATCCACCGTGCTGCGTAGCCTCAACCGCATGAATGACCTGGTGAAGGGCTTTCGCTTCGAAGGTCATGTGCATTTCCTCGGCCAGGACGTGTACGGCAAGGGCGTTGATCCGGTGGTCGTACGCCGTTACATCGGCATGGTGTTCCAACAGCCGAACCCGTTCTCCATGAGCATTTTCGACAACGTGGCCTTTGGCCTGCGCCTCAATCGCTACAAGGGTGACCTGGGTGACCGCGTCAAGCACGCCCTGCAAGGCGCCGCGTTGTGGGATGAGGTCAAGGACAAGCTCAAGGTCAGCGGCCTGTCGCTTTCCGGCGGCCAGCAGCAACGCCTGTGTATCGCCCGTGCCATCGCCACCGAGCCGGAAGTGTTGCTGCTCGATGAACCGTGCTCGGCGCTTGACCCGATTGCCACGCGCCGCGTCGAGGAACTGATGGTCGAGCTCAAGAAGGACTACACCATCGCGCTGGTGACGCACAACATGCAGCAGGCGATTCGCGTGGCCGATACCACTGCGTTCTTTTCGGTGGATATCTCCCA
Coding sequences:
- the pstA gene encoding phosphate ABC transporter permease PstA; the protein is MTDLSSPITAMPSLQRRFEGRALRSLVLTSLVWFGALLASVPLISVLYMLITRGGARLSLEVFTELPPTGFETGGGFGNAMAGTFVMVGIAAAIAVPVGILAAVFLAELGPDSKLANASRFAAKMLTGLPSILAGVFAYALVVMTTGTYSAPAGGIALAVLMLPIVVLTAEESMKMVPKVMKDAAYGMGCTRSQVIWKIVLPTGMPAILTGVMLAVARAAGETAPLLFTALFSNYWIYHDGNLAVMNPTASLAVLIYNFSGMPFDNQLELAWAASLVLVMIVLVVNIVSRIFGKPKY
- the pstB gene encoding phosphate ABC transporter ATP-binding protein PstB yields the protein MDCKLDKIFYGNFMAVRDSHVPIEKNKITGFIGPSGCGKSTVLRSLNRMNDLVKGFRFEGHVHFLGQDVYGKGVDPVVVRRYIGMVFQQPNPFSMSIFDNVAFGLRLNRYKGDLGDRVKHALQGAALWDEVKDKLKVSGLSLSGGQQQRLCIARAIATEPEVLLLDEPCSALDPIATRRVEELMVELKKDYTIALVTHNMQQAIRVADTTAFFSVDISQGTRTGYLVEMGPTAQIFENPREQMTGDYISGKFS